tcttaattgacttgccgagttaaattaAAAATATCCTCCCCTCCCTATGTTACATTACACCCATGTGCATGTCTCCATCTCGTGTGTGTGACATTTCTGAAGTTATTTTTCcactgtgagtcagtgtgtgtgtgtgtgtgtgcactcactCGTTGTGCATGTCTTCCTCATTGAAAGGCACATCCTCTATCAGCACAGCAGAATGTGTGGTGAAGAAAATACCTAACATTGCCTAAGGAGAGAATCTGATTATTGCTAGGTTGCAAATGACTTACTGTGATGACATGACTATTCTAAAACAAACATGGATGTGATGAGCAGAACAAAAGCCTAAAGGGAAATTAAACCTCACAATGAGATTTCCTTTGATAACAAACACCTGTAAcagagctaaatcacttctatgctcgcttcaaggcaagcaacactgaggcatgcatgagagcgtcagcagttccagacgactgtgtgatcacgctctccgtagccgacgtgagtaagacctttacacaggtcaacatacacaaggctgcggggccaggtggattaccaggacatgtgctgaccagctggcaggtgtcttcactgacattttcacccTCTCCCtgtgagtctgtaataccaaatatgtttcatgcagaccaccatagtccctgtgcccaagaacactaagataacctgcctaaatgactaccgacccgtagcactcacatctgtaggtatgaaatgctttgaaaggctggtcatggctcacatcaacaccattatcccagaaacactagacccactccaatttgcataccgcaccaacagatccacagatgacgcaatctctattgcactccacactgccctttcccacctggacaaaagaaacacctatgtgaaaatgttattcattgactacagctcagcgttcaacaccaaagtgccctcaaagctaatcACTAATCGAAGGAACATGGGACAAAACaactctctctgcaactggattctgaaCTTTCTGaggtagataacaacacatccgccatgctgatcctcaacacaggggtccctcaggggtgggtgctcagtcccatcctgtactccctgttcactcatgactgcatggccaaacacaactccaacaccatcatcaagtttgctgatgacacaacagtgagacagcctatagggaggaggtcagagacctggctgtgtggtgccaggacaacaacctctccctcaacgtgatcaagacaaaggagatgattgtggactacaggaaaaagaggatcgagcacgcccccattctcatcgacggggctaagaccttcaagttccttggtgtccacatctccaacaaactatcatggtccaaacacactaagacagtcatgaagagggcacgacaaaacctattccccctcaggagactgaaaagatttggcatgggtcctcaaatcctcaaaagattctacagctgcaccatcgagagtgaCTGGttccatcactgcctggtatggcaactgctcagcctccgaccgcaaggcactacagggggttgtgcgtactgcccagtacatcactggggccaagcttcctgccacctaggacctctataccaggcggtgtcggaggatggccctaaaaattgtcaaagaccccagccatagactgttctccttGCTACAGCACGGCctaggtaccggagcgccaagtctaggtccaaaaggcttcttaacagattctacccccaagccataagactgaacaGCAAATCAAAGGGCTGCACAGACccctttttttacactgctgctactatctgtttattatctgtgcatagtcactttaactctacctacatgtacatattacctcaattaccttgactaaccgatGCCCCcgcacacattgactctgtaccggtaccccctgtatatagcctcactattgttattttacttctgctgtttaattatttgttatttttattttcaatgttttactTCACACTTGTTTTTACTTAACTTCTCAAAGCCttcttggttaagggcttgtaagtgagcatgtgacaattaaaatgtgatttgtgggaacaccttcaagactgttggaaaagcattcctcgtgtagctggttgggagaataccaagagtgtgcaaagctgtcatcaaggcaaagagtggctgctttgaagaataaaaaatatatgtaacaTGTTCGACCACACAATCCCGCACAGTAGGTGGTGGTATGCACAAACAAAATGTGCATCGTGATACCAAAGAAGAATCACAAACACGTGGTGTGAATTTTGGACCAATCAGCATTTGGGATTTATTAGCGCACGTTAAATATTGCGTTTGTCCAAATTGTCATTTGTGTACGTCATTTATTTTTAGCTACACATTTCTGAttattgcaacaacaacaaaaacacaagatCCGTTTTAACACAATTCACAGGCTCACTGAAAACAATTGAGGACTGcagacaaaaatataaatattgtaaGACGTGGACGAAGTTGGTATTTGTATTAACAGCTGAGCCTGCAGTGCAAGCAGGCTAACTAACCTGAagcgtagctagctagcttctctaAACGGCGTTATTCACAGGAAAATCTGCATCTGTTCAGCAACTACAAAAATGACTTCAGCCTCAACGAAGGTAGGTTATTCTCACGTTTTGATTTTAGCCGTATATTTTGTTGTTAGCTAGGTCCTGCACAAATCTAGCTCATGTTAGCTACCTAACGTCGTCAGCTAACAAGCGAATTCGAATGGCAGCCATGTAACCGCTATTTAAGCTCACATGGGTTATTCcaaaaatacatttgcattttaCTGTCTTTCCTATACCAGGCAACTCAACTTTTtcaaggaagaaaaaaaacattattcgTGTTATAAGTCAAGCACCCAGGACGTGGCTGAATGTTGTCAATGTCATGCATGAACTTTTCTCACTTCCATGTGTACTTACTTTGTATGGAAGCTACCACACGAAGGCGCTGTCTGCATGGAGGAAAACCCTTCATTAATGATCTTTTAAAATAAAGATTACGGCATTGCAACCGTACAAAACACCAATGCTGGATAAAATGGACTAATCCTGTTTTGATATTATTCCAACAAATCAatctttgtcacatgcgccgaagcGTAGACCTTTTACCGTGAAACGCTTACACGCCCTTAACCAActgtgcagttcaagaagagctAAGAAAACAAACTAACGTAACAAcaaaacaataacgaggctgctatatacagggggtaccggtactgagtcagtgtgtgggggttagttgaggtaatttgtacatgtaggtaggggtgaagtgactatgcatagataaacagtgagtagcagcattGTACAAAacaatttgattaattgttcagtagttttatggctagggggtagaagctgttaaggagcttttttgttctagacttggtgctctggtatcGCTTGACGTGCGGTGGCAGAGAAGTctgtgactggagtctgacaattttatgggctttcctctgacaccgcctattatataggtcctggatgtactgggccatatgcactaccctctagggccttgcggtcagatgccaagcagttgccataccaggcggtgatgcaaccggtcaggatgctctcaatggtgcagtcaaaaggttctacagctatctggggactcatgccaaatctatTCAGTCGCCTGAGGGGGAAAACGTTTTGTTGttccctcttcaagactgtcttggtgtgtttggactagaggttgaccgattatgatttttcaacgccaataccgattattggaggaccaaaaaagccaataccgattaatcggccaatttaaaaaatatatatgtttatattttttttaattaaaatttaaaaaatgtatttgtaataatgacaattacaaaaatactgaattaacacttattttaacttaatataatacatcaataaaatcaatttagcctcaagtagataatgaaacatgttcaatttggtttaaatcattcaaaaacaaagtgttggagaagaacgtaaaagtgcatagtgtgttactgatggtagttattacttattttccaccataatttgcaaataaattcattaaaaatcctacaatgtgattttctggatttattttttctcattttgtctgtcatagttgaagtgtgcctatgatgaaaattacaggcctcatctttttaagtgggagaacttgcacaattggtggctgactaaatacttttttgccccactgtatgcttgtatgctcagtcagattatatgcaacacaggacacgctagataatatctagtaatatcatcaaccatgtgtagttaactagtgattatgattgatttttttataagaagtttaatgctagctagcaacttaccttggcttactgcatttgcgtaacaggcagtctccttgtggagtgcaacgagagagaggcaggtcgttattgtgttggactagttaactgtaaggttgcaagattggatcccccgagctgacaaggttaacccaccgttcctaggctgtcattgaaaataagaatgtgttcttaattgacttgcctagtcaaataaagattaaataaaggtgtaatttTTGTTGAAAAAATTGGCAAATCGGCACCCAAAATCCCAAACCCAAACCTCaagtttggaccatgatagttcgttggtgatgtggacaccaaggatcatgaaggttttccttttgtccaggggggaaagggcagtgtggagtgcatttgaaattgcgtcatctgtggatctgcttgggcggtatgcaaattagagtgggtctagcgTATCCGGgaagatgctgttgatgtgagccatgatcagcctttcaaagcacttcatggctacagatgagtgccatggggcggtaatcatttaggcaggtaacCTTTGATtccttggacacagggactatggttgtctgcttgaaacatgtaggtattgcagactcagtcagggagggTTTGCAAATTTCAGTGTatacacttgacagttggtctgcgcatggaTTGAgtgcacatcctggtaatccgtctggccccacggATTTGTGAATCTTGACCTGTTTTTAACGGTTTTGcacacatcggctaccgagagcgttatcacacaggtGCACtctgcatgcttcagtgttgctggCCTCGACGCAAGGATAagacatttagctcgtctggtacaCTGGGctgctcgcgtctgggtttccctttgtagtccgtaaaagTTTTCAACAAGGCATTGCCTTGTAATACAGTTgatcatacagtgcatttgggtttctttacagacttattctaaaattgattaaataaaatcaatctacacacaataacccataatgacacagcgttaagtaaaaaaatatataaaaaatgttaGCAAATTCATGTTTAAACCCATTTTATTTACATGGGTAATCAGACCCttagctatgagactcgaaattgacctccggtgcatcctgtttccattgatcatccttgggatgtttctacaacttgattgatgtcctcctgtggtaaattcaattgattggacatgatttggaaaggcacacacctgtctatataagatcccacagttgaccgtgcatgtcagagaagaaaccaagccatgagttcaaaggaattgtctgtagagctcagagacaggattgtgttggcacagatctggggaatggtactctaacatttctgcagcattgaaggtccccattaacacagtggcctccattcttaaatggaaataGTTTGGATCTACCAGGCCTTTGttaagagtggccagacggaagccactcttcagtaaaaggcacaacagcccgcttggagtttgccaaaaggcacctaaaggactctcagaccatgagaaaccggattctctggtctgatgattgtactatttggcctgaatcccaagcgtcacgtctgaaggagacctggcaccatccctacggtgaatcacggtggtggcagcatcatgctgtggggatgtttctcagcggcagggactgggagactagtcgggatcgagggaaagattaacagagcaaagtacagagagatccttgatgaaaacctgctcaggacctctgactggggtgacggttcacctttcaacaggacaacaaccctaagcacacagcgaagacgcagaagtggcttctggacaagtctctgaatgtccttgagtgaaccagccagagcccggacttgaacccaaacatctctggagagtcctgaaaatagctgtgcagcaacactcaccatccaacctgacagcgcttgagaggatctgcaaagaagaatgggataaactcgactacagcttgtagcgtcaaacccaagaagactcggctgtaatcgctgccaaaggtgctttactAAAGTACTgtgtgaagggtctgaatacgtatgtaaatgttattattaaaaaataaaatgtctaatcctgtctttgctttgtcattatggggtattgtgtgtacaatGAGAAATAAGgctaacgtaacaatgtggaaagaCCTTAGTTACTGTCTCAAAAGAAAATAGGATAATTCAAAGGTATTTATGTGTTTTCTGCTTTAATTTTCAAGGTTGGGGAGATCTTCTCAGCAGCAGGAGCTGCTTTCACCAAGTTAGGGGAGCTGACCATGCAACTGCACCCCGTAGCTGACTCCAGTCCCGCAGGGTGAGAATACACACACCAAGTTACAGATAGAGATAAATATCTGTATCGATTATGTAGAGTTCTAAAATCAGACTAAACTTGGAAGTCTACTGATCATGACTTTAATTTCTGGGCTTGTGTCACTTGTAGCACACTGTACACATTACAATGATATGTGCTCCATCTTGAATATCCCCGCCAAGAAGTCATTCTGAGGAAACGCTGTTGCGTCATTATTACCAGAAAGCACTCGACACCCGCCCACGCCATGTCCACTCTCTTTTTGTCTCTGGCCGCGTTCAAGGACATCAATCGCTGATCACCAACTGACCAGACTAATCTACAAATTCATAATGTGTCATTATTTGGGACGCTAGGTCATTTGTAGATCTGTGCAACTGCAATGTAGTCTAGTGGATCTGAAACGCCCTGTGTGTCGTTGCAGAGCTAAGTGGGCGGACACTGAGATTGGGCAGCTGAGATCGGCCGTGGTGAGGTTTGGTGATGACCTGAACTCCCTCAGCGCTGTCATCAAGGAACGCACCGTGtaaggcacccccccccccccccggtctctTTTCATTCCTAATGGCCCTCTATCATTGTAGTCCTTCACCCGGTCTTGGTCTCTTACCCCTTGTATCTCTCTACTTCGCTCCATTCGCGTCTGGGTGACGTGTCCAATGAGATGTTTTCAGAGGTAGCTCTAAAGCAATAGGGAGATAGTCTATCAGTGACACAAGCCCTGATGAGCTAAACCATCACTAGATCTAAAATATCGCATTCAGATCTATTTTACCCACACATGCATTGTACTATCCACCTGCTAGTGCTAAAGACCTATCAATTCATGATggtttacttaaaaaaaaatatttgacaggTTACTGGTTTAATTACTACCGCTAACCTCATCCTACCTTGTCTCCTCTTTCCAAAGGGTCCAGATTAAAAGTACAGTGAAGAGGAAGCTCTATGACGAGACTGGGATGCCCATTTCCACCGACCCAAAAAAGACCGCCAAGAAGACTGCTGTTACCATGGCCACCACGGCAACCCCAACTGTCATTGCTGTGCCGACCTCACAGGTTGTCATGAAGGCAGGTGTCCAGGGAAATGTGACTCTGGCCATTCCCACCATGAAGAAACAGAAGTCTGCAGGTGAGTGGGGATGGATGAAGGAAGGAATCAATCAATACATTTTGTAGTTGCCATCTTGGTAATGATTTCTAATCAGTCCCACCTTCagccttttttttttacctcaataTTGAAAGGATTATTTTTCAACAAAAATATGTGCAATGCAATTAGACAAGTCCTTGCAGATCAAATTGAATAGTTTAACTGTGAATATTTAGTCTGTCTATATTTCAAACAATAGGATAAAGAAAAAT
This Oncorhynchus clarkii lewisi isolate Uvic-CL-2024 chromosome 21, UVic_Ocla_1.0, whole genome shotgun sequence DNA region includes the following protein-coding sequences:
- the LOC139378828 gene encoding chromatin complexes subunit BAP18-like isoform X4; translated protein: MTSASTKVGEIFSAAGAAFTKLGELTMQLHPVADSSPAGVQIKSTVKRKLYDETGMPISTDPKKTAKKTAVTMATTATPTVIAVPTSQVVMKAGVQGNVTLAIPTMKKQKSADVTLSALNDSDVNSDLVDIEGLGEGSNSKKLNFDQDNLNLDSSFIMNS
- the LOC139378828 gene encoding chromatin complexes subunit BAP18-like isoform X3 translates to MTSASTKVGEIFSAAGAAFTKLGELTMQLHPVADSSPAGAKWADTEIGQLRSAVVRFGDDLNSLSAVIKERTVVQIKSTVKRKLYDETGMPISTDPKKTAKKTAVTMATTATPTVIAVPTSQVVMKAGVQGNVTLAIPTMKKQKSAADVTLSALNDSDVNSDLVDIEGLGEGSNSKKLNFDQGRNSSKKYPC
- the LOC139378828 gene encoding chromatin complexes subunit BAP18-like isoform X2, translating into MTSASTKVGEIFSAAGAAFTKLGELTMQLHPVADSSPAGAKWADTEIGQLRSAVVRFGDDLNSLSAVIKERTVVQIKSTVKRKLYDETGMPISTDPKKTAKKTAVTMATTATPTVIAVPTSQVVMKAGVQGNVTLAIPTMKKQKSADVTLSALNDSDVNSDLVDIEGLGEGSNSKKLNFDQDNLNLDSSFIMNS
- the LOC139378828 gene encoding chromatin complexes subunit BAP18-like isoform X1 produces the protein MTSASTKVGEIFSAAGAAFTKLGELTMQLHPVADSSPAGAKWADTEIGQLRSAVVRFGDDLNSLSAVIKERTVVQIKSTVKRKLYDETGMPISTDPKKTAKKTAVTMATTATPTVIAVPTSQVVMKAGVQGNVTLAIPTMKKQKSAADVTLSALNDSDVNSDLVDIEGLGEGSNSKKLNFDQDNLNLDSSFIMNS
- the LOC139378828 gene encoding chromatin complexes subunit BAP18-like isoform X5, whose product is MTSASTKVGEIFSAAGAAFTKLGELTMQLHPVADSSPAGVQIKSTVKRKLYDETGMPISTDPKKTAKKTAVTMATTATPTVIAVPTSQVVMKAGVQGNVTLAIPTMKKQKSAADVTLSALNDSDVNSDLVDIEGLGEGSNSKKLNFDQGRNSSKKYPC
- the LOC139378828 gene encoding chromatin complexes subunit BAP18-like isoform X6, which translates into the protein MTSASTKVGEIFSAAGAAFTKLGELTMQLHPVADSSPAGVQIKSTVKRKLYDETGMPISTDPKKTAKKTAVTMATTATPTVIAVPTSQVVMKAGVQGNVTLAIPTMKKQKSADVTLSALNDSDVNSDLVDIEGLGEGSNSKKLNFDQGRNSSKKYPC